A genomic segment from Rubrobacter tropicus encodes:
- a CDS encoding PH domain-containing protein: MGLLDGLMGNASEVDPAKIEGDFARVLAAGERIEKAYQLIRDLFVFTNKRLILVDRQGLTGSKVEYHSLPYRSITHFSVETAGHFDLDAELKVWISGSPMPIQKRFNKQLNIYDVQSVLAGYVLD, encoded by the coding sequence ATGGGGTTGTTGGACGGGTTGATGGGGAACGCGTCGGAGGTAGATCCGGCGAAGATAGAAGGGGATTTTGCGCGGGTGCTTGCCGCGGGCGAGCGGATCGAGAAGGCTTACCAGTTGATCCGGGACCTCTTCGTCTTCACGAACAAGCGCCTGATACTCGTGGACAGGCAGGGTCTTACCGGCAGCAAGGTCGAGTACCATTCGCTGCCCTACAGGAGCATCACCCACTTCAGCGTCGAGACCGCCGGGCACTTCGACCTGGACGCGGAGCTGAAGGTCTGGATCTCGGGCAGCCCGATGCCCATCCAGAAGCGCTTCAACAAGCAGCTGAACATCTAC
- a CDS encoding arylsulfotransferase family protein, with protein MGAEVTRRTFLRAAGAGAAWVALVGTLGCEPGEREERAGASPLKPGESSVRGLQPARSGPAHVFRSRPDLDPPAVTVGTPANGTAPGYVFVAPKKGPGRDGPMILDNNGDPVWFRPMREEQDAMDCKVQEYRGAPVLTWWEGVHLGYGQGEYVICDAGYRELARVRAGNDLDGDHHEFLITKNDTALITIYAEVPYDLSPLGGPEGGTVAEGVIQELDIETGEVLFEWRSLEHVPVEETHGDLPDDPANAFDYFHINSIDVDEDDNLLVSARRTFTVYKIDRKTGEVIWRLGGKKSDFEMGDGTKTLYQHDARRQPDGTITLFDNGGMYVSEESRVVGIRTDEGDMTATVAREYTHPDGVLSLTQGNAQRLPNGNVFVGWGSEPVFSEFDEDGGLLFSASLPAEVESYRAFRHPWTGRPDTLPDLIATPAHDGGVTLHASWNGATEVKTWEVLAGPATDELEPVGSVPRTGFETAIALRTGDALVAVRALDGSGQALGTSRAINIRG; from the coding sequence GTGGGCGCTGAGGTCACGCGGCGGACCTTTCTGCGGGCTGCGGGCGCGGGGGCGGCCTGGGTCGCGCTGGTCGGTACGCTCGGCTGCGAGCCGGGTGAGCGGGAGGAGCGGGCCGGCGCCTCGCCCCTGAAGCCTGGGGAGTCTTCCGTTCGCGGCCTGCAGCCCGCGCGTTCTGGGCCGGCACACGTCTTCCGCTCGCGCCCCGACCTCGACCCGCCGGCCGTGACGGTAGGCACGCCCGCAAACGGCACCGCTCCGGGGTACGTCTTCGTAGCGCCGAAGAAGGGGCCGGGGCGGGACGGGCCCATGATCCTGGACAACAACGGCGACCCCGTGTGGTTCCGTCCCATGCGGGAAGAGCAGGACGCCATGGACTGCAAGGTTCAGGAGTACAGGGGCGCGCCCGTGCTGACCTGGTGGGAGGGCGTCCACCTCGGGTACGGGCAGGGGGAGTACGTGATCTGCGACGCGGGGTACCGCGAGCTCGCCCGCGTCCGCGCCGGCAACGACCTCGACGGGGACCACCACGAGTTTCTCATCACCAAGAACGACACGGCCCTAATCACCATCTACGCCGAGGTGCCTTACGACCTCTCCCCCCTCGGCGGCCCCGAGGGTGGCACGGTCGCCGAAGGCGTGATCCAGGAGCTGGACATCGAGACCGGCGAGGTCCTCTTCGAGTGGCGCAGCCTGGAGCACGTCCCCGTAGAGGAGACCCACGGCGATCTGCCGGACGACCCGGCCAACGCCTTCGACTACTTCCACATAAACTCCATAGACGTGGACGAAGACGACAACCTGCTCGTCTCGGCCCGCAGGACGTTCACCGTGTACAAGATCGACCGCAAGACGGGCGAGGTGATCTGGCGCCTCGGCGGCAAGAAGAGCGACTTCGAGATGGGCGACGGCACTAAAACCCTCTACCAGCACGACGCCCGCCGCCAGCCCGACGGCACCATCACCCTCTTCGACAACGGCGGCATGTACGTGAGCGAGGAGTCGAGGGTAGTGGGTATTCGGACGGACGAGGGCGATATGACGGCCACCGTTGCCAGGGAGTACACCCACCCTGACGGCGTCCTCTCCCTCACCCAGGGCAACGCGCAGAGGCTCCCGAACGGCAACGTGTTCGTCGGCTGGGGCAGCGAGCCCGTCTTCTCAGAGTTCGACGAGGACGGCGGGCTCCTTTTCAGCGCCAGCCTCCCGGCGGAGGTCGAGTCCTACCGCGCCTTCCGCCACCCCTGGACCGGCCGTCCCGACACCCTCCCCGACCTGATAGCCACCCCCGCCCACGACGGCGGCGTAACGCTCCACGCGAGCTGGAACGGCGCCACCGAGGTCAAGACCTGGGAAGTCCTCGCTGGCCCGGCCACGGACGAGCTCGAACCCGTGGGTTCAGTTCCCCGCACCGGCTTCGAGACCGCCATCGCCCTCCGCACGGGCGACGCACTCGTCGCCGTTCGCGCCCTGGACGGCTCGGGGCAGGCGCTCGGCACGTCGAGGGCCATAAACATCCGGGGCTAG
- a CDS encoding DoxX family protein, producing the protein MGSSFSRASTGLVFVVAGLLHYAAPAAYEKIMPPYLPLHRELVYLSGACEVLGGLGLFPKRTRTAAGIGLILLLISVLPANVQMLLDARAAGKPSWWTALLWLRLPLQLALVAWVRTVSRSRD; encoded by the coding sequence GTGGGCTCGTCGTTTTCGCGCGCTTCGACGGGGCTGGTCTTCGTCGTGGCCGGGCTGCTGCACTACGCGGCCCCCGCGGCTTACGAGAAGATCATGCCGCCATACCTGCCGCTCCACCGCGAACTCGTCTACCTGAGCGGTGCCTGCGAGGTTCTGGGCGGGCTGGGACTCTTTCCGAAGCGCACCCGTACCGCGGCCGGGATCGGCCTGATCCTGTTGCTGATCTCGGTCCTCCCAGCCAACGTGCAGATGCTGTTGGACGCCCGCGCCGCGGGCAAACCCTCGTGGTGGACGGCGCTCCTGTGGCTGCGCCTCCCGCTGCAACTGGCGCTCGTAGCGTGGGTCCGCACCGTCTCCCGTTCCCGAGACTGA